The Amycolatopsis sp. 195334CR genome includes a window with the following:
- a CDS encoding alpha/beta fold hydrolase: MPAVLVHGVPDTHRIWETLRSHLQREDIVTIDLPGFGAPLPAGFTSTKEEYLDWLIKKIEEIGEPVDLVGHDWGSLLTGRIASIRPDLVRTWTGISGPIDPEYPWHYLAKIWQTPGEGEQWMADLDLEEFAASLNEAQMPLDAANESVRHIDATMRASILTLYRSAIEVGAEWKPGLSNVTAPALVIWGLDDPFLPHRFADELGNATRARAVFKLRSSHWPMLERPADVARELEAHWAHK; this comes from the coding sequence ATGCCTGCAGTCCTCGTCCATGGTGTGCCTGATACCCACCGGATCTGGGAAACTCTCCGCTCCCATCTTCAACGCGAAGATATTGTCACGATCGATCTCCCCGGATTTGGCGCACCCCTGCCGGCGGGATTCACGTCGACGAAAGAAGAGTATCTCGATTGGCTTATCAAGAAGATCGAAGAAATCGGCGAACCCGTCGACCTGGTCGGTCATGATTGGGGGTCTCTGCTGACGGGCCGCATCGCGTCCATCCGGCCAGATCTGGTGCGGACGTGGACAGGCATCAGCGGGCCGATCGATCCGGAGTATCCGTGGCACTACCTTGCCAAGATCTGGCAAACGCCAGGCGAGGGCGAGCAGTGGATGGCAGACCTCGATCTCGAGGAGTTCGCGGCAAGTCTCAACGAGGCGCAGATGCCGCTCGACGCGGCAAACGAATCGGTCCGGCATATCGATGCCACCATGAGGGCAAGCATTCTCACCCTTTACCGTTCGGCGATCGAGGTCGGGGCGGAGTGGAAGCCGGGTTTGAGCAACGTGACCGCGCCAGCGCTGGTGATCTGGGGCCTGGACGATCCGTTTCTCCCGCACCGCTTCGCCGACGAGCTCGGTAATGCCACCCGCGCACGTGCCGTCTTCAAGCTGCGCAGCTCGCACTGGCCGATGCTGGAGCGTCCGGCCGATGTCGCGCGCGAACTCGAGGCCCACTGGGCTCACAAGTAA
- a CDS encoding ABC transporter substrate-binding protein, giving the protein MKMRRAALAACLLSLVLTACGSGESGDSGPVKLTFQSLSDQPGAIEQTRKTVDEWNRTHPDAQVEIVPAGWDGVYDKLVTQFNAGSAPDIIHYEAAGIVPFAKDGYVADLTPYLPEAKRADVTKGVLDSVTVDGQVVGFPTEVQSYVVFANKALLAEAGVSPPTGPTMTWDQLREIAKATTKDGKFGLGWGLSSPTASFVAMAPGFGGKYFEGTGDAMNVSIGEGEMALPKLVDAMAYEDKSIMPVTLTQSGTKALAPFYGGQVAMTIQGSYQAANIAKDAPAGFDWAVLPPLAGPAGPAQASSAQTLSVNKDSAHVEQAAAFIDFFTSTENLAAINEADGLIPPTTSAREALAAKVGTKNGWDVILSSGQHLTSAPYVFADKYAQWKDTVATPAYQQFLARKIDANGLAAQLRDGWQNISR; this is encoded by the coding sequence ATGAAGATGCGACGCGCGGCGCTCGCCGCCTGCCTGCTGAGCCTGGTGCTCACCGCCTGCGGGAGCGGGGAGAGCGGCGACTCCGGCCCGGTCAAGCTGACCTTCCAGTCCCTTTCGGACCAGCCGGGCGCGATCGAGCAGACGCGCAAGACCGTCGACGAGTGGAACCGCACCCACCCCGACGCGCAGGTGGAGATCGTGCCGGCCGGCTGGGACGGCGTCTACGACAAGCTGGTCACCCAGTTCAACGCGGGCAGCGCGCCGGACATCATCCACTACGAGGCCGCGGGCATCGTGCCGTTCGCCAAGGACGGGTACGTGGCCGACCTGACCCCGTACCTGCCCGAGGCCAAGCGCGCCGACGTGACCAAGGGCGTGCTCGACTCGGTGACGGTGGACGGGCAGGTGGTCGGCTTCCCGACCGAGGTCCAGTCCTATGTGGTCTTCGCGAACAAGGCGCTGCTGGCCGAGGCCGGGGTGAGCCCGCCGACCGGTCCGACGATGACCTGGGACCAGCTGCGCGAGATCGCCAAGGCGACCACGAAGGACGGCAAGTTCGGCCTCGGCTGGGGGTTGTCCAGCCCGACGGCCTCGTTCGTGGCGATGGCGCCCGGCTTCGGCGGCAAGTACTTCGAGGGCACCGGCGACGCGATGAACGTCAGCATCGGCGAGGGCGAGATGGCACTGCCGAAGCTGGTCGACGCGATGGCCTACGAGGACAAGTCGATCATGCCGGTGACCCTGACCCAGTCCGGCACCAAGGCGCTCGCGCCGTTCTACGGCGGCCAGGTGGCGATGACCATCCAGGGTTCCTACCAGGCGGCGAACATCGCCAAGGACGCGCCGGCCGGGTTCGACTGGGCGGTGCTGCCGCCGCTGGCCGGTCCGGCGGGCCCGGCGCAGGCGAGCAGCGCGCAGACGCTGTCGGTCAACAAGGACTCCGCGCACGTCGAGCAGGCCGCCGCCTTCATCGACTTCTTCACCAGCACGGAGAACCTGGCCGCGATCAACGAGGCCGACGGCCTGATCCCGCCGACCACCTCCGCGCGCGAGGCGCTCGCGGCGAAGGTGGGCACGAAGAACGGCTGGGACGTCATCCTGTCGTCCGGGCAGCACCTGACCTCGGCGCCGTACGTGTTCGCGGACAAGTACGCGCAGTGGAAGGACACCGTGGCGACGCCGGCGTACCAGCAGTTCCTGGCGCGGAAGATCGACGCGAACGGGCTGGCCGCCCAGCTTCGCGACGGCTGGCAGAACATCTCCCGGTAG
- a CDS encoding carbohydrate ABC transporter permease: MATPTVRPRRRKAVASTPMVRARRREAAALVMPSLIPILVLSVAPLVIGIALAFTDARLVRNPDYAFTGLDNFGKLVGNDLFWDSLRIGLIWTVGVTVLQLAASMGLALLLNSGLKLEGLTRVLALVPWAMPPVVVAIMWQMIYSANGGPLNAFLGEVGLPDDINWLGDFATALPAVIVVGVWVGMPQTTVTLLAGLQQIPAELHEAAAVDGASAWRRFTAVTWPSLRPIVTSITSLNFIWNFNSFSLVYVLTAGGPGGKTMVPVLFVYLEAFKNREIGQAAAMGVVLVVLIVLILAVYLRAQFRDDRAEGGR, translated from the coding sequence ATGGCGACCCCCACGGTGCGACCCCGTCGCCGCAAGGCTGTGGCGTCCACCCCCATGGTGCGCGCCCGCCGCCGGGAGGCGGCCGCCCTGGTGATGCCGTCGCTGATTCCGATCCTCGTGCTCAGCGTGGCCCCGCTGGTGATCGGGATAGCGCTGGCGTTCACCGACGCCCGGCTGGTCCGCAACCCCGACTACGCCTTCACCGGGCTCGACAACTTCGGCAAGCTCGTCGGCAACGACCTGTTCTGGGACTCCCTGCGCATCGGTCTCATCTGGACGGTCGGGGTCACCGTGCTCCAGCTGGCCGCCTCCATGGGACTGGCGCTGCTGCTCAACTCCGGCCTCAAGCTCGAAGGCCTGACCCGCGTGCTCGCCCTCGTGCCGTGGGCGATGCCGCCGGTCGTCGTGGCGATCATGTGGCAGATGATCTACTCGGCCAACGGCGGCCCGCTGAACGCCTTCCTCGGCGAGGTCGGCCTGCCCGACGACATCAACTGGCTCGGCGACTTCGCCACCGCGCTGCCCGCGGTGATCGTGGTCGGCGTCTGGGTGGGCATGCCCCAGACCACGGTGACGCTGCTGGCCGGGCTGCAGCAGATCCCCGCCGAACTGCACGAGGCCGCCGCCGTGGACGGGGCCAGTGCCTGGCGCCGGTTCACCGCGGTGACCTGGCCGAGCCTGCGCCCGATCGTCACCTCGATCACCTCGCTGAACTTCATCTGGAACTTCAACTCGTTCTCGCTGGTCTACGTGCTCACCGCGGGCGGCCCCGGCGGCAAGACGATGGTGCCGGTGCTCTTCGTCTACCTCGAAGCCTTCAAGAACCGCGAAATCGGCCAGGCCGCGGCGATGGGCGTGGTGCTGGTGGTGCTGATCGTCCTCATCCTGGCCGTCTACCTGCGTGCCCAGTTCCGTGACGACCGCGCGGAAGGGGGACGGTGA
- a CDS encoding ADP-ribosylglycohydrolase family protein: MRLTWAQPEDLLAHELVQSAAEGIDVTAVRARWTAAGGDPDPAVSGAGPRPASPELRALARTLLDELDLRKAPDESWDVLAASLPPAPELPSTVDDRLLGAWTGRAAGCLLGKPVEKIPREGIEEILRATGRWPLDRWFTAVGLPEDVAARWPWNRRSAPTSLEENIDGMPEDDDLNYPILALTLLEQRGRGFTTDDVAQLWLDHLPAGRVFTAERAAYRNVLDARPVPETATHHNPFREWIGALIRADVFGWVSPGDVREAARLAYTDARLSHTRNGVYGAMWAAALCSAAMVCDTVHSVLDAAETVIPSGSALDRAVRIGREAAGTGDVRAGLDRLHAEFGDLHWVHVLNNAAVIAYALAKGDGDFGASVSIAVTAGWDTDSVGATVGGVVGAVHGVPEQWAKPLDGRIATSLPGGEQRIAELAARTKALVAR, encoded by the coding sequence GTGAGGCTCACCTGGGCGCAGCCCGAGGATCTGCTGGCACACGAACTGGTCCAGTCGGCCGCCGAGGGCATCGACGTCACCGCCGTGCGGGCGCGCTGGACCGCCGCGGGTGGCGACCCGGATCCGGCGGTGAGCGGGGCCGGCCCGCGGCCCGCGTCGCCGGAGTTGCGGGCGCTCGCGCGGACCCTGCTCGACGAACTGGATCTGCGCAAGGCACCGGACGAATCCTGGGACGTGCTCGCCGCGTCCCTGCCGCCGGCGCCGGAACTACCGTCCACTGTGGATGATCGCCTGCTCGGGGCGTGGACCGGCCGGGCGGCGGGTTGCCTGCTCGGCAAGCCGGTGGAGAAGATCCCGCGCGAGGGCATCGAGGAGATCCTGCGCGCGACCGGGCGGTGGCCGCTGGACCGGTGGTTCACCGCGGTGGGCTTGCCGGAGGACGTGGCGGCGCGGTGGCCGTGGAACCGCCGTTCGGCGCCGACGTCGCTGGAAGAGAACATCGACGGCATGCCCGAGGACGACGACCTCAACTACCCGATCCTCGCGCTGACCCTGCTCGAACAGCGCGGTCGCGGGTTCACCACCGACGACGTCGCGCAGCTGTGGCTCGACCACCTCCCGGCGGGCCGGGTGTTCACCGCCGAACGCGCCGCGTACCGGAACGTGCTCGACGCCCGCCCGGTGCCGGAAACGGCCACGCACCACAACCCCTTCCGCGAATGGATCGGCGCGCTGATCCGGGCCGACGTGTTCGGCTGGGTTTCCCCGGGTGACGTGCGCGAGGCTGCTCGGCTGGCCTACACCGACGCCCGGTTGAGCCACACGCGCAACGGCGTGTACGGCGCGATGTGGGCCGCCGCGCTGTGCTCGGCGGCGATGGTCTGCGACACCGTCCACAGTGTCCTGGACGCCGCGGAAACCGTGATCCCGTCAGGCAGTGCACTGGATCGCGCGGTGCGGATCGGCCGCGAGGCCGCCGGTACCGGTGACGTGCGTGCCGGGCTCGACCGCCTGCACGCCGAATTCGGCGACCTGCACTGGGTCCACGTGCTCAACAACGCGGCGGTCATCGCGTACGCGCTCGCCAAGGGTGACGGCGACTTCGGCGCCAGCGTGTCGATCGCGGTCACCGCCGGGTGGGACACCGATTCAGTGGGAGCCACGGTCGGCGGGGTGGTCGGCGCGGTGCACGGCGTGCCCGAGCAGTGGGCGAAACCGCTCGACGGCCGGATCGCCACCTCCCTGCCCGGCGGGGAGCAGCGCATCGCGGAGCTGGCCGCCCGCACGAAGGCCCTGGTGGCCCGATGA
- a CDS encoding SUMF1/EgtB/PvdO family nonheme iron enzyme, whose product MTYAFDPLVPRPIDRPTTVDGPLADLDEAKIFSGPEDPADRPAWRERLRQWREDARARHGYSGAAYERPGAAWAARCYTVAQVWLWDELLFSFEEGRFTPARFLSDARERFGGLDAVVLWHAYPVIGLDDRNQWDFYREVPGLTELIGALHVAGLHVFVDYNPWDVGTRRGGDDVTELASLVADLGADGVFLDTLKKAEPEFVERLEQAKPGIVLEGESKLAVERIEDHACSWAQFFADSPVPGVLRAHWYERRHMQHHIRRWHRDHSEELQSAWLNGVGVMVWEVVFGVWVGWSARDAATVRRMTTVQRAAGSLLLDGEWTPLAELAPEAEAAGVYASRWELDGVTLWTVVNRGERDYSGPVVDSARELMPGPVPARGIGALVRVEPGTPEPSWLPELAEALRDLPHDPDARFPHRLATRVVPQRTTGTAEPDAVVVPAGPYVLTVRYRARETGMYQGAPYVDEWKPLPPRLHDARTLQRDGVLANDVAVAAAEVTNAQFAAFLEATNYRPAQPSRFLAHWDDARPEEPVTHVDLDDARAYCAWRGGRLPTEDEWQLAGESLERTLWNWTESEHSDGRTRFVMLKGGSDYRAEGADWYLEGGRHAPDYSVKLLLPGLGQARSATVGFRCAWDL is encoded by the coding sequence ATGACCTACGCGTTCGACCCGCTGGTACCGCGGCCGATCGACCGTCCGACCACTGTGGACGGACCGCTGGCCGACCTGGACGAGGCGAAGATCTTCAGCGGGCCGGAGGACCCGGCCGACCGGCCGGCCTGGCGTGAGCGCCTTCGGCAGTGGCGAGAGGACGCGCGCGCACGCCACGGGTACTCGGGCGCGGCCTACGAACGCCCCGGCGCGGCGTGGGCGGCGCGCTGCTACACCGTCGCGCAGGTGTGGTTGTGGGACGAACTGCTCTTTTCGTTCGAGGAAGGGCGCTTCACGCCCGCGCGCTTCCTCTCCGACGCACGGGAACGCTTCGGAGGCCTGGACGCCGTGGTGCTGTGGCACGCCTATCCGGTGATCGGCCTCGACGACCGCAACCAGTGGGACTTCTACCGGGAAGTCCCGGGGCTGACCGAACTGATCGGCGCGCTGCACGTCGCCGGACTGCACGTGTTCGTCGACTACAACCCGTGGGACGTCGGCACGCGACGCGGGGGCGACGACGTGACCGAGCTGGCCTCGCTCGTCGCGGATCTCGGCGCCGACGGCGTTTTCCTCGACACGCTCAAGAAAGCGGAACCCGAGTTCGTCGAACGGCTGGAACAGGCCAAGCCCGGCATCGTGCTGGAAGGCGAGTCGAAGCTGGCCGTCGAGCGCATCGAGGACCACGCCTGTTCGTGGGCGCAGTTCTTCGCCGACTCGCCGGTGCCCGGGGTGCTGCGGGCGCACTGGTACGAGCGGCGGCACATGCAGCACCACATCCGGCGCTGGCACCGCGACCATTCCGAGGAACTGCAGTCGGCGTGGCTCAACGGTGTCGGCGTGATGGTGTGGGAGGTGGTGTTCGGCGTGTGGGTCGGCTGGTCCGCCCGCGACGCCGCCACCGTGCGTCGCATGACCACCGTCCAGCGGGCGGCGGGCTCGTTGTTGCTCGACGGCGAATGGACCCCGCTCGCGGAACTGGCGCCGGAGGCGGAGGCGGCCGGGGTCTACGCGTCCCGCTGGGAACTCGACGGCGTGACACTGTGGACGGTCGTCAACCGGGGTGAGCGGGACTATTCCGGGCCGGTGGTGGATTCGGCCCGCGAGCTGATGCCCGGGCCGGTACCGGCGCGCGGGATCGGCGCGCTGGTGCGGGTCGAACCGGGCACACCGGAACCGTCGTGGCTGCCGGAGCTGGCCGAGGCGCTGCGCGACCTGCCGCACGACCCCGATGCCCGCTTCCCGCACCGGCTCGCCACCCGTGTTGTTCCACAAAGGACCACCGGAACCGCCGAGCCGGATGCCGTGGTGGTCCCGGCGGGCCCGTACGTGCTCACCGTGCGGTACCGGGCCAGGGAAACCGGGATGTACCAGGGTGCGCCCTATGTGGACGAATGGAAGCCGCTGCCGCCCCGGCTGCACGACGCGCGGACGCTGCAGCGGGACGGCGTCCTCGCCAACGACGTGGCCGTCGCGGCCGCCGAGGTGACCAACGCGCAGTTCGCCGCCTTCCTGGAGGCGACGAACTACCGGCCCGCTCAGCCAAGCCGGTTCCTCGCGCACTGGGACGACGCGCGGCCCGAGGAACCGGTCACCCACGTCGATCTCGACGACGCCCGGGCGTACTGCGCGTGGCGGGGTGGCAGGCTGCCGACCGAGGACGAATGGCAGCTCGCGGGGGAATCCCTGGAGCGCACCTTGTGGAACTGGACCGAGAGCGAGCATTCGGACGGCCGCACCCGGTTCGTCATGCTCAAGGGCGGCAGCGACTACCGGGCGGAAGGTGCCGACTGGTACCTCGAAGGCGGACGGCACGCGCCGGACTACAGCGTGAAACTCCTGCTACCGGGGCTGGGCCAGGCGCGCAGCGCGACCGTCGGATTCCGCTGCGCCTGGGATCTCTGA
- a CDS encoding carbohydrate ABC transporter permease — protein MRALVRPAQYLALACYILFLGFPLLWLISASVKSSGELNSLTVSLLPEQWHWQNYPEALDRQGLIRSSGNSLVVALASTVLVILIALPASYVLARLKGKVRMAGIGWILVSQVFPVVLIILPLFLILRSLGLTDSLVGLTLVHTTYTLPFALWMLQGYVAAIPVELEEAGAMDGASRLRVLRTIVFPLLAPGVVATAMFSFVSSWNEFFFALVLLQSPENYTLPITLNMFIGGEGKVSLGPLAAGAVLAAIPSIVFFTLLRRRLTGGLMAGAVKG, from the coding sequence ATGCGCGCACTCGTCCGGCCCGCCCAGTACCTGGCGCTGGCCTGCTACATCCTGTTCCTCGGCTTCCCGTTGCTGTGGCTCATTTCGGCCTCGGTGAAGTCTTCGGGCGAGCTGAACTCGCTGACCGTGAGCCTGCTGCCGGAGCAGTGGCACTGGCAGAACTACCCGGAAGCCCTGGACCGGCAGGGGCTGATCCGTTCCTCGGGCAACAGCCTGGTGGTGGCGCTGGCTTCCACCGTTCTCGTCATCCTGATCGCGCTGCCCGCGTCGTACGTGCTGGCCCGGCTCAAGGGCAAGGTGCGGATGGCGGGCATCGGCTGGATCCTGGTCAGCCAGGTGTTCCCGGTGGTGCTGATCATCCTGCCGCTGTTCCTCATCCTCCGGTCCCTGGGCCTGACCGACAGCCTGGTCGGGCTCACCCTGGTGCACACCACCTACACCCTGCCGTTCGCGCTCTGGATGCTGCAGGGCTACGTCGCGGCGATCCCGGTGGAACTGGAGGAAGCCGGGGCGATGGACGGTGCGAGCAGGCTGCGGGTCCTGCGCACCATCGTCTTCCCGCTGCTCGCCCCCGGCGTGGTGGCCACGGCGATGTTCAGCTTCGTCTCCTCGTGGAACGAGTTCTTCTTCGCGCTGGTCCTGCTGCAGTCGCCGGAGAACTACACGCTGCCGATCACGCTGAACATGTTCATCGGCGGTGAGGGCAAGGTCTCGCTCGGGCCGCTGGCCGCGGGCGCGGTGCTCGCCGCCATCCCCAGCATCGTCTTCTTCACCCTGCTGCGCCGCCGCCTCACCGGCGGGCTGATGGCCGGGGCGGTGAAGGGATGA
- a CDS encoding TetR/AcrR family transcriptional regulator, giving the protein MPVSQTTMGRPRGFDPDHALEQAMRVFWAKGYEGASLTDLTDAMGITRSSMYAAFGNKDELFRRVVELYTEGPASYGTRALSEPTAREVAESILRGAAAASTSREAPHGCLGVQAALSAGDNGLTAQKVLVDWRQDAAARLESRFLRARSEGDLPETEDPRTLATFITTVAYGIAVQAATGKSEAELRRVADVAMNAVSWSHD; this is encoded by the coding sequence ATGCCCGTATCGCAGACCACGATGGGGCGGCCCCGCGGGTTCGACCCCGACCACGCCCTCGAACAAGCCATGAGAGTGTTCTGGGCCAAAGGATACGAAGGGGCGAGCCTGACGGACCTGACCGACGCGATGGGCATCACCCGCAGCAGCATGTATGCGGCGTTCGGGAACAAGGACGAGCTGTTCCGCCGAGTGGTCGAGCTGTACACCGAAGGCCCAGCCTCCTACGGAACCCGTGCACTGTCCGAGCCGACCGCACGCGAAGTCGCCGAGTCCATTCTTCGCGGCGCGGCCGCTGCCAGCACGAGTCGCGAGGCACCCCACGGATGCCTTGGCGTCCAGGCCGCGCTGTCCGCCGGCGACAACGGGCTCACTGCCCAGAAGGTCCTCGTCGACTGGCGCCAGGATGCCGCTGCGCGCCTTGAGTCCCGATTTCTGCGTGCGCGGTCCGAGGGTGATCTGCCGGAGACCGAGGATCCGCGCACGCTGGCGACCTTCATCACGACGGTCGCGTACGGCATCGCCGTTCAAGCGGCGACGGGCAAGAGCGAGGCGGAACTGCGCCGGGTCGCTGATGTGGCGATGAACGCGGTGTCCTGGTCCCACGACTGA
- a CDS encoding ribokinase: MSGVVVVGSANADFFVDVPHIPAAGETVLGGDLRRSAGGKGANQAVAAARAGGAETTFVGALGRDDSADLLLASMREAGVRTDLVERVDAATGTALITVTSDGENTIVVAPGANSRLSLNAAQADRIAAADVVLAQLEIPLDVVHAAAAARRQGAVMALNAAPARELPDDIWAALDLLIVNEHEAADLAGSPEALLDRVPAVVVTLGGEGCLVAERGRESLRIPGIRVEAVDTTGAGDTFCGVLAAALSRRSELAEAARLACVAAALSVTRRGAQAAVPTAAEVAGGKTP; encoded by the coding sequence ATGAGCGGAGTGGTGGTGGTCGGCTCGGCGAACGCCGACTTCTTCGTGGACGTGCCGCACATCCCGGCCGCGGGGGAGACGGTGCTCGGCGGCGACCTGCGCCGCAGCGCCGGTGGCAAGGGCGCGAACCAGGCGGTGGCCGCGGCCAGGGCGGGCGGCGCGGAGACCACCTTCGTCGGTGCGCTGGGCCGGGACGATTCGGCGGACCTGCTGCTCGCGTCGATGCGGGAAGCCGGGGTCCGGACCGACCTCGTCGAGCGGGTGGACGCGGCGACCGGGACCGCGCTGATCACCGTGACCTCCGATGGGGAGAACACGATCGTGGTCGCCCCGGGCGCCAATTCGCGGCTCTCGCTCAACGCCGCGCAGGCGGACCGCATTGCCGCCGCGGACGTGGTGCTCGCGCAGCTGGAGATCCCGCTGGACGTGGTCCACGCCGCCGCGGCCGCCCGGCGGCAGGGTGCGGTGATGGCGCTCAACGCGGCACCCGCGCGGGAGCTGCCTGACGACATCTGGGCCGCGCTGGATCTGCTGATCGTCAACGAGCACGAGGCCGCCGACCTGGCGGGCTCACCGGAGGCCCTGCTGGACCGCGTGCCCGCGGTGGTCGTCACACTCGGCGGCGAGGGCTGCCTGGTGGCCGAACGCGGCCGGGAATCCTTGCGCATCCCCGGAATCCGGGTGGAGGCGGTGGACACCACGGGTGCCGGGGACACGTTCTGCGGAGTGCTCGCGGCGGCGCTGTCCCGCCGCTCGGAACTCGCCGAGGCCGCGCGGCTGGCCTGCGTGGCCGCCGCGCTCTCGGTCACCCGACGGGGCGCTCAGGCGGCCGTCCCGACGGCTGCCGAAGTCGCCGGAGGAAAGACACCATGA
- a CDS encoding NADP-dependent oxidoreductase, whose protein sequence is MKAAVITSFGEPSVLRVTEAPRPVPGPGQVLARVHAAGVNPAEIQARAGAFGLRAPAIIGFEFAGVVEAVGPGVDEGVVGDRVAGWPDSATQGSYAEYTVSSNFATIPDGVSFEEAAATVIGADNAARALGLLNLRPGDTLVVAGASGALGGAAVQFARQRGVTVIGVAGTANADFVKSLGAIPVAHGPGLVDRIRAAAPDGIDAALDTVGKGLLPGLVDLLGGPDRIVTLADRDAARYGVAFSPGGSGNRDRGPVQEALNLIAAGAWTARIGRSFPLDEAADAHRLVATGHTHGKVILLP, encoded by the coding sequence ATGAAAGCCGCCGTCATCACCTCGTTCGGCGAGCCCTCCGTGTTGCGGGTCACGGAGGCTCCGCGACCGGTGCCGGGTCCGGGTCAGGTACTGGCGCGGGTGCACGCCGCCGGGGTGAACCCGGCGGAGATCCAGGCACGCGCCGGAGCGTTCGGCCTGCGTGCTCCCGCCATCATCGGATTCGAGTTCGCCGGCGTCGTCGAGGCGGTTGGCCCGGGCGTCGACGAGGGCGTGGTCGGTGACCGCGTCGCCGGGTGGCCGGACTCCGCCACCCAGGGCTCCTACGCCGAGTACACGGTCAGCAGCAACTTCGCGACGATCCCCGACGGCGTTTCCTTCGAGGAGGCCGCGGCTACTGTCATCGGCGCCGACAACGCGGCGAGGGCGCTCGGGCTTCTGAACCTTCGCCCGGGTGACACGCTCGTGGTCGCCGGCGCGAGCGGCGCTCTGGGCGGCGCCGCCGTGCAGTTCGCGCGACAGCGCGGTGTGACGGTGATCGGCGTCGCCGGGACTGCCAACGCCGACTTCGTCAAGAGTCTCGGTGCGATCCCCGTCGCCCACGGCCCGGGCCTGGTCGACCGCATCCGCGCCGCCGCTCCCGACGGTATCGATGCCGCGCTCGACACCGTCGGCAAGGGACTCCTGCCCGGCCTCGTCGATCTTCTCGGCGGCCCGGACCGGATCGTGACGCTCGCCGACCGCGATGCCGCACGATACGGCGTCGCATTCAGCCCGGGAGGCAGCGGGAACCGCGACCGCGGCCCGGTCCAGGAAGCCCTGAACCTGATCGCCGCCGGTGCGTGGACCGCACGCATCGGCCGGAGCTTCCCGCTCGACGAGGCCGCGGACGCCCATCGCCTCGTCGCCACGGGCCACACCCACGGCAAAGTCATCCTTCTTCCCTGA
- a CDS encoding ADP-ribosylglycohydrolase family protein — MTWLEDRAVAVIAGAAVGDALGGATEGWTPEQIEERHGGRVTGIVGPWYPNWRDARPIAPYHKGDGHITDDTLMTRALVEVYAKRRAHLDAYAMAEDLVPLMIGEPRWVPELESTALLLQRVFLAEKWIVARLHYGHVDPREAGVGNVVNCGAAMYVAPVGLANAGDPRGAYAEAIDLTGAHQSSYGREAAGVVAAMVAASVAPGAGVGDVAEAALDVAHDGTAEALRAVVDTFGAWEKAPATDDEERALARLVRETVAPFDSVGPRYRQMSMDARRPSRTKSIEELPAALAFVLAHRGDYRGAVLASVNYGRDADSIATMAGAVCAGLGGSAAVPGEWLDAVSEASRMDITETGRLMASAAADILRADRERALARLAALDAVEAGT, encoded by the coding sequence TTGACCTGGCTGGAAGACCGGGCCGTCGCGGTGATCGCGGGCGCGGCCGTGGGCGACGCGCTCGGCGGGGCCACCGAAGGGTGGACCCCCGAGCAGATCGAGGAACGGCACGGCGGCCGCGTCACCGGCATCGTCGGGCCCTGGTACCCGAACTGGCGGGACGCGCGGCCGATCGCGCCCTACCACAAGGGCGACGGGCACATCACCGACGACACCCTGATGACGCGGGCGCTGGTCGAGGTGTACGCGAAGCGCCGCGCCCACCTCGACGCCTACGCCATGGCCGAGGACCTGGTACCGCTGATGATCGGCGAACCGCGGTGGGTACCCGAGCTGGAGTCCACCGCGCTGCTGCTGCAACGCGTGTTCCTGGCGGAGAAGTGGATCGTCGCGCGGCTCCACTATGGACACGTCGACCCGCGCGAAGCGGGCGTGGGCAACGTGGTGAACTGCGGCGCGGCGATGTACGTGGCGCCGGTGGGCCTGGCGAACGCGGGTGATCCGCGGGGTGCCTACGCCGAGGCGATCGACCTGACCGGCGCGCACCAGTCGAGCTACGGCCGGGAGGCGGCGGGCGTGGTGGCCGCGATGGTCGCCGCCTCGGTCGCGCCCGGGGCGGGTGTCGGGGACGTGGCCGAGGCCGCGCTCGACGTGGCGCACGACGGCACGGCGGAGGCGTTGCGCGCGGTCGTGGACACCTTCGGCGCGTGGGAGAAGGCGCCGGCCACCGACGACGAGGAGCGCGCGCTCGCTCGGCTGGTGCGGGAAACCGTGGCGCCCTTCGATTCCGTGGGCCCGCGCTACCGGCAGATGTCGATGGACGCCCGCCGCCCGTCGCGCACCAAGTCCATTGAGGAGCTTCCGGCGGCGCTCGCCTTCGTCCTGGCGCACCGGGGTGATTACCGGGGTGCGGTGCTGGCGTCGGTGAACTACGGCCGTGACGCCGACTCGATCGCCACCATGGCTGGCGCGGTGTGCGCCGGGCTCGGCGGCTCGGCGGCCGTACCGGGGGAGTGGCTCGACGCGGTGAGCGAGGCCAGCCGGATGGACATCACCGAGACCGGCCGGTTGATGGCGTCGGCGGCGGCGGACATCCTCCGCGCGGACCGCGAACGGGCGCTCGCCCGGCTCGCCGCACTGGACGCCGTCGAGGCGGGGACGTGA